The Henckelia pumila isolate YLH828 chromosome 2, ASM3356847v2, whole genome shotgun sequence genome includes a window with the following:
- the LOC140880096 gene encoding uncharacterized protein isoform X2 → MMGKKKSRKMVESDPDLGFDSDMDSVYQNGDQQYHDDVEDVGDEDDELGYDDDGDVPRGEEIEELEEEYRELKNEEQDLLRNLKRQKDEDLQKSQAVKNQRALWDKTLEFRFLLQKSFSSSNRLPQEPARSIFCDAGSGVSEAYSDLVDSSKKTLDSILKLQQALLNNNPSIAHLVEANSMRDSNQLETSSYSNGDIDEEWLQISQMQSRVASFRNKSIDKWQRKTQVTSGAAAIRDRLHAFNQSISQQVAAYMRDPSKMTKAMQQNRSVVAVFGNETHADGDPELLDDSELYQQLLKEFFETIDPSSSEAAFYAMKRLQKKKRKIVDRRASKSRKIRYHVHEKIVNFMAPRRMDLPPMAPTLFDNLFDLKSKKPASVA, encoded by the exons ATGATGGGAAAGAAGAAATCAAGGAAGATGGTGGAGAGTGACCCAGATTTGGGATTTGACAGTGACATGGACAGC GTTTATCAGAATGGTGATCAACAATATCATGATGATGTTGAAGATGTCGGTGATGAAGATGACGAGTTGGGTTATGATGATGATGGAGATGTACCAAGAGGTGAGGAAATTGAAGAGCTTGAGGAAGAGTACAGGGAACTAAAAAATGAGGAGCA AGATCTATTGAGGAATCTGAAGCGACAGAAAGATGAGGATCTTCAAAAGAGTCAGGCTGTAAAAAACCAAAGG GCTCTCTGGGACAAGACGCTTGAATTCAGATTCTTGCTGCAAAAATCATTTTCAAGTTCCAACAGACTTCCACAG GAGCCAGCCAGATCCATTTTTTGTGATGCGGGTAGTGGAGTAAGTGAAGCCTATTCAGATTTAGTTGATTCCTCCAAGAAGACCTTGGATTCTATACTGAAATTACAACAG GCACTGTTGAATAACAATCCATCCATTGCACACCTTGTTGAAG CTAATTCAATGAGAGATTCCAACCAATTAGAAACCTCAAGTTACTCCAATGGGGATATTGATGAAGAATGGTTGCAGATTTCTCAAATGCAATCAAG AGTTGCTTCTTTTAGAAACAAATCAATTGATAAATGGCAGCGGAAAACCCAAGTGACATCTGGAGCAGCTGCTATTAGAGATAGATTGCATGCCTTTAATCAG AGTATAAGTCAACAAGTGGCTGCCTATATGAGGGATCCAAGTAAAATGACAAAAGCAATGCAACAAAATAGATCAGTGGTGGCTGTGTTTGGAAAT GAGACACACGCAGATGGTGACCCTGAACTTTTGGATGACTCTGAATTATATCAGCAATTACTGAAAGAGTTCTTCGAGACAATTGATCCATCATCATCTG AGGCGGCCTTCTATGCTATGAAAAGAttgcagaagaagaagagaaaaataGTTGATCGTCGTGCCTCGAAGAGTCGCAAGATCAG GTATCATGTTCATGAGAAGATAGTCAATTTTATGGCACCTCGACGGATGGATCTCCCTCCCATGGCCCCTACATTATTTGATAACTTGTTCGACCTCAAAAGCAAGAAACCTGCCTCAGTGGCTTAG
- the LOC140880096 gene encoding uncharacterized protein isoform X1, with protein sequence MMGKKKSRKMVESDPDLGFDSDMDSVYQNGDQQYHDDVEDVGDEDDELGYDDDGDVPRGEEIEELEEEYRELKNEEQDLLRNLKRQKDEDLQKSQAVKNQRALWDKTLEFRFLLQKSFSSSNRLPQEPARSIFCDAGSGVSEAYSDLVDSSKKTLDSILKLQQALLNNNPSIAHLVEANSMRDSNQLETSSYSNGDIDEEWLQISQMQSRVASFRNKSIDKWQRKTQVTSGAAAIRDRLHAFNQSISQQVAAYMRDPSKMTKAMQQNRSVVAVFGNVPNSTDDNDQKETHADGDPELLDDSELYQQLLKEFFETIDPSSSEAAFYAMKRLQKKKRKIVDRRASKSRKIRYHVHEKIVNFMAPRRMDLPPMAPTLFDNLFDLKSKKPASVA encoded by the exons ATGATGGGAAAGAAGAAATCAAGGAAGATGGTGGAGAGTGACCCAGATTTGGGATTTGACAGTGACATGGACAGC GTTTATCAGAATGGTGATCAACAATATCATGATGATGTTGAAGATGTCGGTGATGAAGATGACGAGTTGGGTTATGATGATGATGGAGATGTACCAAGAGGTGAGGAAATTGAAGAGCTTGAGGAAGAGTACAGGGAACTAAAAAATGAGGAGCA AGATCTATTGAGGAATCTGAAGCGACAGAAAGATGAGGATCTTCAAAAGAGTCAGGCTGTAAAAAACCAAAGG GCTCTCTGGGACAAGACGCTTGAATTCAGATTCTTGCTGCAAAAATCATTTTCAAGTTCCAACAGACTTCCACAG GAGCCAGCCAGATCCATTTTTTGTGATGCGGGTAGTGGAGTAAGTGAAGCCTATTCAGATTTAGTTGATTCCTCCAAGAAGACCTTGGATTCTATACTGAAATTACAACAG GCACTGTTGAATAACAATCCATCCATTGCACACCTTGTTGAAG CTAATTCAATGAGAGATTCCAACCAATTAGAAACCTCAAGTTACTCCAATGGGGATATTGATGAAGAATGGTTGCAGATTTCTCAAATGCAATCAAG AGTTGCTTCTTTTAGAAACAAATCAATTGATAAATGGCAGCGGAAAACCCAAGTGACATCTGGAGCAGCTGCTATTAGAGATAGATTGCATGCCTTTAATCAG AGTATAAGTCAACAAGTGGCTGCCTATATGAGGGATCCAAGTAAAATGACAAAAGCAATGCAACAAAATAGATCAGTGGTGGCTGTGTTTGGAAAT GTTCCTAATTCTACCGATGATAACGATCAGAAG GAGACACACGCAGATGGTGACCCTGAACTTTTGGATGACTCTGAATTATATCAGCAATTACTGAAAGAGTTCTTCGAGACAATTGATCCATCATCATCTG AGGCGGCCTTCTATGCTATGAAAAGAttgcagaagaagaagagaaaaataGTTGATCGTCGTGCCTCGAAGAGTCGCAAGATCAG GTATCATGTTCATGAGAAGATAGTCAATTTTATGGCACCTCGACGGATGGATCTCCCTCCCATGGCCCCTACATTATTTGATAACTTGTTCGACCTCAAAAGCAAGAAACCTGCCTCAGTGGCTTAG